CTCGCGCAGCTCATCGACGGAGGACGGCCGGTGGTACGCCCGGGCGGCGTAACGGACGTTTCCCGCCCAGTTGCGGTGCGTCGACACTGCGACCCCCTTCTCCGCGCCGACGGTTACCGTCGGTCCCGTCGGGGAACCCTACGCCGATGAGCAGCTACCGTGATCCCGCCCCTCGCGGCGACGTCTACCCCTCCGAAGAGGAGATCGACCCGACCGGCAGCGGCGTCGAGCCGGCCAGCGGCCCGGTCGGTGCGTACTTCGGGAGCCAGCCCAGCCCACAGCCCGCCCCGACGCCCGGGCCGACGCCCACGCCGCCGCCCACCCCCGGCCCGCCGCCCCGCAGCGAGGTCGGCTCGCGGTCGATCGTCAGTCGGCACCTGGACGGCTCGGTGGAGGTGGTCACCGACTTCGACGGGGACGGCATCGCCGACGTGGTGCAGTTCGACCTCGACGGTGACGGGGTGCCGGATGTCACCTACATCGACAGTGACCGGGACGGCCGGCTGGACACCGTGCTGCGCGCCCCGGCCCACTGACCGCGAGGCTCGGCGGGCGACGACCCCGGCGCCCGGCGACGGCTCAGAGCTGCCGCATCACCTCGGTGGCGACCAGGTCCAGGTGGTCCAGGTCGCTGAGGTCGAGCACCTGGAGGTAGATGCGCTGGGTGCCGGTCTCCGCGTACCGACCGATCCTGTCGACGACCTCGGCCGGCGTGCCGGCCAGCCCGTTCTCGCGCAGTTCGGCCGGCTCCCGGCCGATCGCTTCGGCCCGCCGGGCCACCTCGGCGTCGTCCCGCCCGCAGCAGAGCACCAGCGCGTTGGACCAGGTCAGCTCAGCCGGGTCCCGACCGATCTCCTGGCACGCGGCGCGCATCCGGCCGAACTGGGTGACCGTGTCGGCGATCGAGACGAAGGGCAGGTTGAACTCGTCGGCGTACCGGGCGGCGAGCGCCGGCGTACGCTTCGCGCCCATCCCGCCGAGCAGGATCGGCGGGTGCGGTCGCTGCACCGGCTTGGGCAGTGCGGGCGAGTCGCTTACCTGGTAGTGCTTGCCGGCGAAGTCGAACGTCTCGCCCGGCGGGGTCCGCCACAGACCGGTGATCACGGCCAGCTGCTCGGCCAGTCGGTCGAACCGCTCCCCCAGCCCGGGGAACGGGATTCCGTACGCGCTGTGCTCGGCGTCGTACCAGCCGGTGCCGATGCCCAGCTCGACCCGGCCGCCGCTCATCTGGTCGACCTGGGCGACGGTGATGGCGAGCGGGCCGGGCAGCCGGAACGTCGCGGCGGTCATCAGCGTGCCGAGCCGGATCGATCGGGTGTCGCGGGCCAGTCCGGCCAGGGTGGTCCAGGCGTCGGTGGGGCCGGGTTCGCCACTTACCGAGCCCATCTTGAGGTAGTGGTCGGAGCGGAAGAAGGCGCCGAAGCCGGTCTCCTCGGCGCGACGGGCCACGGCGAGCAGGTCGTCGTAGCTGGCACCCTGCTGAGGTTCGGTGAAGATCCGCAGTTCCATGTGTCGAGCATAGGAAGCCACCGGCCTGGTCGCCTGGATCTAGGGTGAGGCGATGTCCGAGATCGCCGTCGCCGCAGCCGACCTTGAGGTCACCTACGGCAGCGTGACCGTCGTCCGCGACGTCGGGTTCGAGCTGCCGGCCGGTGGCGCGCTCTGCCTGGTCGGTGAGAACGGTGCCGGCAAGTCCACGGTGTTGCGCTGCGTCACCGGCCTGGTCGAGCCGACCGCCGGCTCGGTGCGGGTCTTCGGCGCGCCGCCGGACGGCACGGCCGCGTTCTGGCGCCGGGTGGTGGCCACCGTCGAACACCCCAGCTGGTACGCCGGGCTCACCGTCCGCGAGCACGTGGAGCTGGTCCGGCTGGCCGGCGGCGGTGATCCGGCCGACGGCCGGGTGGACGAGTTGCTCACCGTGCTCGGTTTGCGCGATCTCGGCGACGGCACGCCGGACCGGCTCTCGTCCGGGGAACGGCAGCGGCTGTTGCTGGCCGCTGCCCTGGCCCGCCGGGCCGACCTGCTGGTGCTCGACGAGCCGGAGCAGCGGCTCGACGCGGCGATCCGGCCGGTGGTGGCGGGGCTGCTCGGCGAGCACCTGGCCGACGGTGGAAGCCTGCTGCTGGCCAGCCACGATCCGGCCTTCGTGACCGCGCTCGGCTGCCCGGTGCTGCGGCTGCACAGCGGCGCACCCGCCCCGGACGAGTCGTTCCCGGCCACGCCCGCGCCCGGTGCCCTGGTCGACACGGCACCGGTGATCGGCGGGATCCCGCTGGCTGCCGGGCCGGACCGGTCTGCGGCGGCTGCGCCGGGACCGTACGGATGACGCAGGTCGCCGACCCGCCGGTGCAGCGGGAGCGG
This DNA window, taken from Micromonospora sp. FIMYZ51, encodes the following:
- a CDS encoding LLM class F420-dependent oxidoreductase, with the protein product MELRIFTEPQQGASYDDLLAVARRAEETGFGAFFRSDHYLKMGSVSGEPGPTDAWTTLAGLARDTRSIRLGTLMTAATFRLPGPLAITVAQVDQMSGGRVELGIGTGWYDAEHSAYGIPFPGLGERFDRLAEQLAVITGLWRTPPGETFDFAGKHYQVSDSPALPKPVQRPHPPILLGGMGAKRTPALAARYADEFNLPFVSIADTVTQFGRMRAACQEIGRDPAELTWSNALVLCCGRDDAEVARRAEAIGREPAELRENGLAGTPAEVVDRIGRYAETGTQRIYLQVLDLSDLDHLDLVATEVMRQL